One window from the genome of Lynx canadensis isolate LIC74 chromosome E3, mLynCan4.pri.v2, whole genome shotgun sequence encodes:
- the MLST8 gene encoding target of rapamycin complex subunit LST8, with the protein MNTSPGTVGSDPVILATAGYDHTVRFWQAHSGICTRTVQHQDSQVNALEITPDRSMIAAAGYQHIRMYDLSSNNPNPIISYDGVNKNIASVGFHEDGRWMYTGGEDCTARIWDLRSRNLQCQRIFQVNAPINCVCLHPNQAELIVGDQSGAIHIWDLKTDHNEQLIPEPEVSITSAHIDPDASYMAAVNSTGNCYVWNLTGGIGDEVTQLIPKTKIPAHTRYALQCRFSPDSTLLATCSADQTCKIWRTSNFSLMTELSIRSSNPGESSRGWMWGCAFSGDSQYIVTASSDNLARLWCVEDRRDQERVRGHQKAVVCLAFNDSVLG; encoded by the exons ATGAACACGTCCCCGGGCACGGTGGGCAGTGACCCGGTCATCTTGGCCACTGCGGGCTATGACCACACGGTGCGCTTCTGGCAGGCCCACAGTGGGATCTGTACCCGCACGGTGCAGCATCAGGACTCT CAGGTGAACGCACTGGAGATCACGCCTGACCGCAGCATGATCGCGGCTGCAG GTTACCAGCACATTCGCATGTATGATCTCAGCTCCAACAACCCCAACCCCATCATCAGCTACGACGGGGTCAACAAGAACATCGCGTCTGTGGGCTTCCATGAGGACGGTCGGTGGATGTACACGGGTGGGGAGGACTGCACTGCTCGGATCTGGGACCTCAG GTCCCGCAACCTACAGTGTCAGCGGATCTTCCAGGTGAACGCACCCATTAACTGCGTGTGCCTGCACCCCAACCAG GCGGAGCTCATCGTGGGTGACCAGAGCGGCGCCATCCACATCTGGGACTTGAAGACCGACCACAACGAGCAGCTGATACCCGAGCCTGAGGTCTCCATCACGTCTGCCCACATTGACCCCGATGCCAGCTACATGGCAGCCGTCAACAGCACC GGGAACTGCTACGTCTGGAATCTGACCGGGGGCATTGGCGACGAGGTGACACAGCTCATCCCCAAGACCAAGATCCCTGCACACACCCGCTACGCCCTGCAGTGCCGCTTCAGCCCCGACTCCAC GCTCCTTGCCACCTGCTCGGCTGACCAGACCTGCAAGATCTGGAGGACGTCCAACTTCTCCCTGATGACAGAGCTCAGCATCAGGAGCAGCAACCCGGGAGAGTCATCCCGAGGCTGGATGTGGGGCTGCGCCTTCTCGGGGGACTCGCAGTACATCGTCACCG CCTCCTCTGACAACCTGGCCCGGCTCTGGTGCGTGGAGGACAGGAGAGATCAAGAGAGAGTACGGGGCCATCAGAAAGCTGTGGTCTGCTTGGCCTTCAACGACAGCGTGCTGGGCTAA
- the BRICD5 gene encoding LOW QUALITY PROTEIN: BRICHOS domain-containing protein 5 (The sequence of the model RefSeq protein was modified relative to this genomic sequence to represent the inferred CDS: inserted 2 bases in 2 codons; deleted 4 bases in 2 codons; substituted 1 base at 1 genomic stop codon), with translation MEQTGCCEESPGPGQAPQTAMCPRVKAKPWKTPGLLLLLLALAAAGTVAGGLLGFAHSPPEPLLQMLRLTLPGPRAPRSNQTTQVDAARNVATIRVTPAQSNHSWAVLFDGQSGRVCYRPSEHRACFLRPMEPRDRETLELLVNSSQAQGSHGPSQDTRYVQELLAVLGDREVDPAQVGXSVRHXCTKTPIYWXRRAEGPRRQRLVYLCIDICFPQHICVSVCFYYLPD, from the exons ATGGAGCAGACGGGCTGCTGCGAGGAGAGCCCCGGGCCCGGCCAG GCCCCACAGACTGCGATGTGCCCCCGGGTGAAGGCCAAGCCCTGGAAGACCCCCGgcctgctcctgctgctgctggcaCTGGCCGCTGCGGGGACCGTGGCCGGAGGGCTTCTTGGCTTCGCTCACAGCCCTCCCGAG CCTCTGCTGCAGATGCTCCGTCTGACCCTCCCGGGCCCCAGGGCACCCCGGtccaaccaaaccacccaggtggATGCGGCCCGGAACGTGGCGACCATCCGGGTGACCCCAGCTCAGAGCAACCACAGCTGGGCGGTGCTGTTCGAtgggcagagc GGCCGCGTCTGTTACCGCCCCTCAGAGCACCGGGCCTGCTTCCTCCGCCCGATGGAACCCCGAGATCGCGAGACCCTAGAGCTGCTGGTGAACAGCTCACAG GCCCAAGGGTCTCACGGCCCCAGCCAGGACACCCGCTACGTCCAGGAGCTGCTGGCAGTGCTTGGGGACCGTGAGGTGGACCCCGCCCAGGTGGGGTAGTCGGTGCGGC CTTGCACGAAAACGCCCATTTACT CCCGTCGAGCAGAGG GACCCCGGAGGCAGCGGCTGGTC TACCTGTGCATCGACATCTGCTTC CCACAGCACATCTGCGTGTCGGTCTGCTTTTATTACCTCCCAGACTGA
- the LOC115504078 gene encoding glycerol-3-phosphate phosphatase — protein sequence MAAVAEAGGDDARCVRLSAERAQALLADVDTLLFDCDGVLWRGETAVPGAPEALSALRASGKRLGFITNNSSKTREAYAEKLRRLGFGGPAGPGAGLEVFGTAYCTALYLRQRLAGAPAPKAYVLGSEALAAELKAVGVSCVGVGPEPLLGDSPGAWLDAPLDPDVRAVVVGFDPHFSYMKLTKAVRYLQQPGCLLVGTNMDNRLPLENGRFIAGTGCLVRAVEMAAQRQADIIGKPSRFIFDCVSQEYGIDPERTVMVGDRLDTDILLGVTCGLKTILTLTGVSTLGDVKSNQESDCMSKKKMVPDFYVDSIADLLPALQG from the exons aTGGCGGCGGTGGCGGAGGCCGGCGGTGACGACGCCCGCTGCGTGCGGCTGAGCGCCGAGCGGGCCCAGGCGCTGCTGGCCGACGTGGACACGCTGCTGTTCGACTGCGACGGCGTGCTGTGGCGCGGCGAGACGGCCGTGCCCGGCGCGCCCGAGGCCCTGTCGGCGCTGCGGGCCAGCGGCAAGCGCCTCGGCTTCATCACCAACAACAGCAGCAAGACCCGCGAGGCCTACGCCGAGAAGCTGCGGCGCCTGGGCTTCGGCGGCCCGGCGGGGCCCGGCGCCGGCCTCGAGGTCTTCGGCACGGCCTACTGCACCGCGCTCTACCTGCGCCAGCGCCTGGCGGGCGCACCGGCCCCTAAGGCCTACGTGCTGGGCAGCGAGGCCCTGGCCGCCGAGCTGAAGGCCGTGGGCGTCTCCTGCGTGGGCGTGGGGCCCGAGCCGCTGCTGGGCGACAGCCCCGGGGCCTGGCTGGACGCGCCGCTCGATCCGGATGTGCGCGCGGTCGTGGTGGGCTTCGACCCGCACTTCAGCTACATGAAGCTCACCAAGGCGGTGCGCTACCTGCAGCAGCCCGGCTGCCTGCTCGTAGGCACCAACATGGACAACCGGCTCCCGCTCGAGAACGGCCGCTTCATCGCGG GTACCGGCTGTCTGGTCCGAGCCGTGGAGATGGCCGCCCAGCGCCAGGCCGACATCATAGGGAAACCCAGCCGCTTCATCTTCGACTGCGTGTCCCAGGAGTACGGCATCGACCCAGAGCGCACCGTCATGGTGGGAGATCGCCTGGACACAGACATCCTCCTGGGCGTCACCTGTGGTCTGAAGACCATCCTGACCCTCACCGGCGTTTCCACTCTAGGGGACGTGAAGAGTAATCAGGAAAGTGACTGCATGTCTAAGAAGAAAATGGTTCCTGACTTCTATGTTGACAGCATAGCTGACCTTTTGCCCGCCCTTCAAGGTTAA
- the E4F1 gene encoding LOW QUALITY PROTEIN: transcription factor E4F1 (The sequence of the model RefSeq protein was modified relative to this genomic sequence to represent the inferred CDS: inserted 13 bases in 11 codons): MEGAMAVRVTAAHTAEARAEAGREAGEGGVAAAAAALAPGGFLGLPAPFSEEDEDDVHRCGRCQAEFTALEDFVQHKLQKVCQRPLRRPCLPPAAAAALGQEVVPAVAGPEEPITVAHIVVETAALTTDISHAPDIVGGGHIKEVIVAAEAEPWDNEMAEAPGSPSRQGPGLPGEGEQAQVKLLVNKDGRYVCALCHKTFKTGSILKAHMVTHSSRKDHECKLCGASFRXKGSLIRHHRRSVDERPYKCAKCGKIFRESGALTRHLKSLTPCTEKIRFSASKDVLVGXEDTPAGPRGSGASTXGTVTSSSVTGEPMETSPVIHLVTDAKGTVIHEVHVQMQXLPLGVKALAPEPPGSEELPCSGEGGRENLLHQAMQNSGIVLERVTGEEGPWSXSPSRAPSPQPLGDGPPELPLLEVESVETQVASGPSAVPRTHPCPXCSETFPTAATLEAXKRGHAGPRPFTCVQCGKAFPKAYLLKKHXEVHVHERRFRCGDCGKLYKTIAHVRGHRRVHSDEXPYPCPECGKCYRPRWNAQQVHFRTHLEDKPHXCPFCSRGFREGLPGAHVRHHTGEKPFKCYRCGRGFAEHGTLNRHLRTKGSCLLDGFSCALIPSAAASVLTDPHAVLVEFSSVVADTQEYIIEAAADDAEASEAAEIIEGAQTEVDSHIMKVVQQIVHQASAGHQIIVQNVTMDQEAGLGPEAAADTITIATPESLTEQVAMTLASAISEGTVLTARAGANGAEQATVTMVSSEDIEILEHXGELVIASPEGQLEVQTVIV, encoded by the exons ATGGAGGGCGCGATGGCAGTGCGGGTGACGGCCGCGCATACGGCAGAAGCCCGGGCCGAAGCCGGGCGGGAGGCGGGCGAGGGCGGGgtcgcggcggcggcggcggccttGGCTCCTGGCGGGTTCCTCGGCCTCCCGGCGCCCTTTAGCGAAGAAG ATGAGGACGATGTGCACAGATGTGGCCGCTGCCAGGCCGAGTTCACTGCCTTGGAAGACTTTGTTCAGCACAAACTCCAGAAAGTCTGCCAGCGGCCCCTCAGGaggccctgcctgccccctgctgctgctgctgcgctGGGCCAGGAG GTGGTGCCAGCGGTGGCCGGCCCGGAGGAGCCCATCACGGTGGCCCACATCGTGGTGGAGACGGCCGCATTAACGACAGACATCAGCCACGCACCCGACATCGTGG GCGGTGGACACATCAAAGAGGTCATTGTGGCCGCCGAGGCAGAGCCGTGGGACAACGAGATGGCGGAagccccaggcagccccagccGTCAGGGCCCCGGCCTTCCCGGGGAGGGCGAGCAGGCCCAGGTCAAGCTGCTGGTGAACAAGGACGGCCGATACGTGTGCGCGCTGTGCCACAAGACCTTCAAGACG GGCAGCATCCTCAAGGCCCACATGGTCACCCACAGCAGCCGCAAGGACCACGAGTGCAAGCTGTGCGGGGCGTCCTTCC CCAAGGGTTCGCTCATCCGGCACCACCGGCG CTCTGTAGATGAGCGCCCCTATAAGTGCGCCAAGTGCGGGAAGATCTTCCGGGAGTCGGGTGCGCTGACCCGGCACCTCAAGTCTCTGACCCCGTGCACCGAAAAGATTCGCTTCAGCGCGAGCAAGGACGTGCTTGTGG AAGAGGACACGCCTGCAGGTCCGCGAG GATCTGGCGCCTCCA GTGGGACCGTTACATCATCATCGGTGACGGGCGAACCTATGGAGACATCGCCTGTGATTCACCTGGTGACAGACGCCAAGGGCACTGTCATCCACGAAGTCCATGTCCAGATGC AACTTCCCTTGGGCGTGAAAGCCCTGGCCCCAGAG CCCCCCGGCTCCGAGGAGCTTCCCTGTTCCGGTGAGGGTGGCCGTGAGAACCTGCTGCACCAGGCCATGCAGAACTCCGGCATTGTCCTTGAGCGTGTCACTGGAGAAGAGGGGCCCTGGAG AAGCCCCTCCCGcgcgcccagcccccagcccctgggagacGGTCCCCCGGAGCTGCCGCTGCTGGAGGTGGAGTCAGTGGAGACA CAGGTGGCCAGCGGGCCCTCAGCCGTGCCCAGGACCCACCCGTGCC CATGCAGTGAGACCTTCCCGACGGCGGCCACCCTGGAGGC CAAAAGGGGCCACGCAG GGCCAAGGCCGTTCACATGCGTGCAGTGTGGCAAGGCCTTCCCCAAGGCCTACCTGCTCAAGAAGC CAGAGGTTCACGTGCACGAGCGACGTTTCCGCTGCGGAGACTGCGGGAAGCTCTACAAGACCATCGCACATGTCCGCGGCCACCGGCGCGTCCACTCAGATG CGCCCTATCCGTGTCCTGAGTGTGGCAAGTGCTACAGACCAAGGTGG AACGCCCAGCAGGTGCACTTCCGGACGCACCTGGAGGATAAGCCGC TGTGCCCGTTCTGTAGCCGTGGCTTCCGGGAAGGGCTCCCTGGTGCGCACGTGCGGCACcacacgggcgagaagccctTCAAGTGCTACCGCTGTGGCCGGGGCTTCGCCGAGCACGGCACCCTCAACCGGCACCTGCGCACCAAAGGTTC CTGCCTTCTGGATGGATTCTCTTGTGCCCTAATCCCCTCGGCCGCCGCCTCAGTCCTCACTGACCCGCACGCCGTGCTGGTTGAGTTCTCTTCCGTCGTGGCCGACACCCAGGAGTACATCATTGAG GCTGCTGCGGACGACGCGGAGGCTAGCGAAGCCGCGGAGATCATTGAGGGCGCCCAGACagag GTGGACAGCCACATCATGAAGGTGGTACAGCAGATCGTGCACCAGGCCAGCGCCGGGCACCAGATCATCGTGCAGAATGTGACTATGGACCAGGAGGCGGGGCTGGGCCCAGAGGCGGCTGCCGACACCATCACCATCGCCACCCCTGAGAGCCTGACGGAACAGGTGGCCATGACGCTGGCCTCGGCCATCAGCGAGGGCACCGTGCTCACGGCCCGTGCGGGCGCAAATGGCGCCGAGCAGGCCACCGTGACCATGGTTTCGTCGGAGGACATTGAAATCCTAGAGC GCGGCGAGCTGGTCATCGCCTCACCGGAGGGCCAGCTCGAGGTGCAGACGGTCATTGTCTAG
- the DNASE1L2 gene encoding LOW QUALITY PROTEIN: deoxyribonuclease-1-like 2 (The sequence of the model RefSeq protein was modified relative to this genomic sequence to represent the inferred CDS: inserted 3 bases in 3 codons), which yields MAALWALGAAGAAALRIGAFNIQSFGEQQSADPACGGVIAQIVAGYDITLVQEVRXPDLSAVSALMEQINSVSRHEYSFVSSEPLGRDQYKEMYLFVYRKDAVSVVDTYQYPDPEDAFSREPFVVKFSAPGSAAGELVLIPLHAAPHQAVAEIDALYDVYLDVIDKWGTDDLLFLGDFNADCSYVRAQDWPAIRLRSSEVFKWLIPDSADTTVGNSDCAYDXIVVCGXRLRRSLKPQSAAVHDFQEEFGLDQTQALAISDHFPVEVTLKSH from the exons ATGGCCGCGCTCTGGGCGCTGGGGGCCGCCGGGGCCGCGGCGCTGCGCATCGGAGCCTTCAACATCCAGAGCTTTGGCGAACAGCAAAGTGCGGACCCAGCCTGCGGCGGTGTCATTGCGCAA atcGTGGCTGGCTATGACATCACGCTGGTGCAGGAGGTGC GACCCGACCTGAGCGCCGTGTCCGCGCTCATGGAGCAGATCAACAG CGTGTCCAGGCACGAGTACAGCTTCGTGAGCAGCGAGCCCCTGGGTCGGGACCAGTACAAAGAAATGTACCTGTTCGTCTACAGG AAGGACGCGGTGTCGGTGGTGGACACGTACCAGTACCCGGACCCGGAGGACGCCTTCAGCCGTGAACCTTTCGTGGTCAAGTTCTCCGCCCCCGGCTCGG CTGCCGGGGAGCTCGTGCTGATCCCGCTGCACGCGGCGCCGCACCAGGCCGTGGCGGAGATCGACGCTCTCTACGACGTGTACCTGGACGTGATCGACAAATGGGGCACCGAC GACTTGCTGTTCTTGGGCGACTTCAATGCGGACTGCAGCTACGTGAGGGCGCAGGACTGGCCGGCAATCCGCCTGCGCAGTAGCGAGGTCTTCAAGTGGCTCATCCCGGACAGCGCGGACACCACGGTGGGCAACTCGGACTGCGCCTACG GCATCGTGGTGTGCG GCCGCCTGCGCAGGAGCCTGAAGCCCCAGTCGGCCGCTGTGCACGACTTCCAGGAGGAGTTCGGCCTGGACCAGACTCAG GCCCTTGCCATCAGTGACCATTTTCCTGTGGAGGTGACCCTGAAGTCCCACTGA